One Marasmius oreades isolate 03SP1 chromosome 2, whole genome shotgun sequence DNA segment encodes these proteins:
- a CDS encoding uncharacterized protein (BUSCO:EOG09260DUW) — protein MNQASIAEGVVMQDASTTELYQIMTGATSSDLQQVQACSKRFKEMLQLHGIFDALHQIAAERSISPYVRKQASIQFKNEALKSWKSRKIQNDAHRANIRSRFLVFIDEEDDTIAGCMQISMAKIARMDYPQQWPSLLTDLMSIIDQCLVQRYTANDKGENIALKLRRSLQMLCGVLKELSAIKMPNGLKQMAQIVESLHSVLQTYYNRIIATLPLHAAAPSELISTDLALADLVYKSLSILATWLWQRTDKMSQEEAQKRNAWIYLVFEVSALQLKSLVGWRTTVIAASETNTKFVELMSKHIRRIGKFFRRLCVLHQKRFVDIPGSADLVAFYWAQITQAGSSPPGSIEDSNTAVYPVRFLVQGMVLFKETLGQYASVRRDGTPNRNTLSRQFVEDAVKLIVTRFLPLNAKDLDTWVTDPEEWVTAEETENEQWEFELRACSERVLMQVSNQFPEFVAPLLQVTFQQVAEQTALDLNSTLQKEALYCALGRCCRRVKDIIDLPPWIERVLHVEVRDTRASSPILKRRIAWLLGKLMYDSCVDPNNPKIWEILVYLLGNRGEGTDTVVRLTAAVAIREGVDTLELDMNSFRPFLSSAVTELMNLIAEVDTFESKGRVDNALNVVIERAGTDMAPIVPVIAVPLPTMWLEAGTNWLFKNSLLVTVTNLVKAIGGQSTSLSSIVVPLVQESMKQGMNLDGDGVILWKEAMRNTLSAAEGRPSLFDLFPTCLSHLKSNLDLLGSLINIVESYLLMEGTRILEICPMDLFKAFLSIYTRSAMQENQKGALIALQLLIQTTRYSLWAEPLHLSGLFPYLLRILIENEVCEIFSSFFLTNNLLDTRPTH, from the exons ATGAATCAAGCATCGATTGCAGAGGGCGTTGTTATGCAAGATGCTTCTACTACTGAGCTGTATCAAATAATGACGGGGGCGACGTCTTCCGACCTTCAGCAGGTTCAAGCATGCTCAAAACGGTTTAAAGAGATGCTACAGCTCCATGGCATCTTCGATGCATTGCACCAGATTGCAGCGGAACGATCGATCTCACCTTACGTACGGAAACAGGCTAGCATCCAGTTCAAGAATGAAGCGTTGAAGTCATGGAAATCGAGGAA AATTCAAAATGACGCTCATAGAGCAAACATTCGGTCAAGATTCCTTGTGTTTAttgacgaggaagatgataCT ATCGCAGGATGCATGCAAATTTCGATGGCAAAGATTGCGCGGATGGATTATCCTCAACAATG GCCTTCTCTACTCACAGATCTCATGAGCATCATTGATCAATGTTTGGTCCAACGATATACAGCGAATGACAAAGGAGAAAATATCGCACTCAAGCTCAGAAGGAGTCTTCAGATGTTATGCGGCGTTCTTAAGGAGTTATCTGCCATTAAAATGCCGAATGGTTTAAAGCAGATGGCCCAG ATTGTTGAATCTCTCCATAGTGTCCTTCAGACCTATTACAATCGAATCATCGCGACACTGCCTTTACACGCTGCCGCACCCTCAGAGCTAATATCTACTGATCTGGCACTCGCCGATCTTGTCTACAAATCTCTAAGTATCCTTGCCACCTGGCTGTGGCAAAGAACTGATAAAATGAGTCAAGAAGAAGCCCAAAAACGTAACGCATGG ATCTACTTGGTCTTTGAAGTATCAGCTCTCCAGCTGAAGTCATTGGTCGGGTGGCGTACCACTGTAATTGCGGCAAGCGAAACAAATACAAAATTTGTCGAACTTATGAGTAAACACATTCGTCGCATTGGGAAATTTTTCCGCCGCCTCTGTGTCCTACACCAAAAGCGGTTCGTAGACATACCTGGTTCTGCCGACCTTGTCGCGTTCTACTGGGCTCAAATCACACAAGCAGGATCTTCGCCGCCGGGTTCCATTGAAG ACTCCAACACAGCTGTATATCCTGTTCGGTTCCTTGTACAAGGCATGGTCCTTTTCAAAGAAACACTGGGACAATACGCTTCAGTACGACGTGATGGCACTCCGAATAGAAACA CGCTGTCTCGCCAGTTTGTGGAGGACGCGGTCAAGTTGATCGTCACTCGTTTTCTCCCATTGAATGCGAAGGATCTCGATACTTGGGTCACGGATCCTGAAGAGTGGGTCACTGCTGAAGAGACGGAAAATGAACAATGGGAGTTTGAGCTTCGA GCTTGTTCGGAGCGTGTACTCATGCAAGTTTCAAATCAATTCCCGGAATTCGTCGCACCGCTGCTACAAGTCACATTCCAACAAGTCGCAG AGCAAACGGCACTGGATCTCAATAGCACACTACAAAAAGAAGCATTATACTGTGCGCTAGGACGGTGTTGCAGACGAGTTAAAGATATCATTGACTTACCACCATGGATTGAGAGGGTCCTTCATGTTGAGGTTCGCGATACTAGAGCAAG TTCCCCAATTCTTAAGAGAAGGATTGCTTGGTTGTTAGGGAAGTTAATGTACGACTCGTGTGTTGACCCAAACAATCCAAAAATATGGGAAATACTGGTCtatcttcttggaaatcgAGGCGAGGGAACAGATACAGTTGTTCGACTTACTGCTGCGGTGGCCATCAGAGAAGGGGTCGAT ACTTTGGAATTAGACATGAACTCGTTCAGaccatttctttcttctgcaGTGACGGAGTTGATGAACCTAATAGCCGAAGTGGACACCTTTGAGAGCAAAGGGCGAGTGGATAATGCTCTTAACGTTGTCATTGAAAGAGCAGGCACTGAT ATGGCTCCTATCGTCCCTGTTATTGCGGTACCTCTTCCGACCATGT GGCTCGAGGCTGGAACAAACTGGCTTTTTAAAAACTCGCTTCTAGTTACAGTAACGAACCTTGTTAAA GCTATCGGCGGTCAATCCACATCGCTTTCAAGTATTGTGGTTCCGCTAGTCCAGGAAAGTATGAAACAAGGG ATGAATCTCGACGGCGATGGTGTAATCCTATGGAAGGAAGCTATGCGAAACACTTTGTCAGCGGCTGAGGGACGTCCCTCACTCTTCGATTTGTTCCCTACCTGCTTGAGCCACCTAAAAAGCAACTTGGATCTTTTGGGATCCCTAATTAATATCGTAGAGTCGTATTTATTAATGGAAGGCACCCGTATCTTGGAG ATATGTCCTATGGATTTATTCAAGGCATTTTTATCGATTTATACCCGAAGCGCCATGCAGGAGAATCAGAAAGGGGCTTTGATTGCTCTACAGTTATTGATTCAGACGACACGATACTCCCTCTGGGCAGAACCCTTACATCTATCAGGTTTATTCCCATATCTTCTTCGTATCCTTATTGAGAATGAAGTATGTGAAATtttttcctctttctttttgACTAACAATCTACTCGACACAAGACCGACACATTAA
- a CDS encoding uncharacterized protein (BUSCO:EOG09261RU1), with protein sequence MAESLQKRILDTLDSQSTIIDTRQLTIPGESEPASSHDSQIAILGALNSLLSRDMVTYETHEVFSYGLTPEGAQIAKEGSHEARVWSALPVKGQGRPVSPVELKKLVGDETAKVGQGRAFKNGWIGKEGDGLVKVLESIKDTAKLELQEIESTGNLKAGEKVLADLRKRKLILQRKGQWFTVQKGSNFSTSTAKPETDLTADMLTTGTWKTSTFKRYNFDAEGILTSGGTLHPLLKVREEIRTIFLEMGFAEMPTSTFVESAFWCFDALFVPQQHPARELQDTFYISDPPVSLPPEKSYYERVATVHEKGGYGSTGHRAPWSEKESKKLLLRTHTTASSAHMLYKLAARCRGEEPDDDTNEFTHGAKPTTAHGESHAKGYDFRPAKLFSIDRVFRNETMDATHLAEFHQVEGVVADRNLTLADLIGFMRVFFKKMGLEQVRFKPAYNPYTEPSLEIFAFHPTLQKWVEVGNSGMFRPEMLEPMGFPKDVRVHGWGIGLERPTMIRYGINNIRALLGHKVSIESVENSPAVMF encoded by the exons ATGGCCGAATCGCTGCAGAAACGCATCCTCGATACCCTAGACTCTCAATCCACTATAATAGATACTCGGCAACTCACGATCCCAGGCGAATCCGAACCTGCATCTTCTCATGACTCGCAGATCGCGATCCTGGGTGCTCTCAACTCCCTTTTGAGTCGAGAT ATGGTCACATATGAGACTCATGAAGTTTTCTCCTATGGTCTCACTCCCGAAGGTGCGCAAATAGCAAAGGAAGGATCACATGAAGCTCGAGTCTGGTCTGCGCTTCCTGTGAAAGGTCAAGGAAGGCCGGTGTCTCCCGTGGAACTGAAGAAACTAGTCGGGGATGAGACCGCAAAAGTAGGTCAAGGTAGAGCGTTCAAGAATGGATGGATCGGGAAGGAAGGTGATGGCTTGGTGAAAGTG CTTGAATCGATTAAAGATACTGCAAAACTAGAGCTTCAAGAAATAGAGTCAACAGGTAATCTTAAAGCTGGAGAGAAGGTGTTGGCCGATCTTCGGAAACGCAAGCTCATTCTTCAACG AAAGGGTCAATGGTTCACAGTGCAGAAAGGGTCCAACTTCAGTACATCTACTGCTAAGCCCGAAACCGACCTCACGGCAGACATGCTTACAAC GGGAACATGGAAGACATCAACCTTCAAAAGATACAACTTCGATGCCGAGGGCATCCTTACCTCGGGAGGCACTCTTCATCCGCTGCTCAAGGTCCGGGAGGAAATCCGGACCATTTTCTTGGAAATGGG TTTTGCAGAAATGCCTACCTCTACTTTTGTGGAATCCGCGTTCTGGTGTTTCGATGCTCTATTCGTTCCGCAGCAACATCCTGCACGAGAATTACAGGACACTTTCTACATCTCAG ATCCTCCTGTTTCGCTCCCACCAGAAAAGTCGTATTACGAACGGGTCGCAACCGTACATGAAAAGGGAGGATACGGATCTACAGGTCATCGAGCTCCTTGGTCGGAAAAAGAGTCCAAAAAACTTCTCCTTCGAACGCATACGACCGCTTCGTCAGCTCATATGCTGTACAAACTTGCAGCTCGTTGCAGAGGCGAGGAACCGGACGACGATACGAACGAATTCACGCATGGTGCAAAGCCTACCACCGCTCATGGAGAGTCCCATGCCAAAGGTTATGACTTCCGTCCCGCAAAACTTTTCAGTATCGATAGAGTCTTTCGAAACGAAACTATGGATGCCACACATTTAGCAGAGTTCCACCAGGTTGAGGGCGTCGTTGCTGACCGTAATCTCACGTTGGCAGATTTGATAG GCTTCATGCGTGTTTTCTTCAAGAAGATGGGTCTGGAACAAGTTCGATTCAAACCCGCGTACAACCCGTACACGGAGCCTTCATTAGAGATTTTTGCCTTCCATCCTACGCTACAAAAATGGGTCGAAGTTGGGAACAGTGGAATGTTCCGTCCAGAAATGTTGGAGCCTATGGGATTCCCCAAAGACGTACGAGTTCATGGATGGGGTATTGGCCTGGAACGACCAACCATGATCAG ATACGGGATAAACAATATAAGGGCATTATTAGGTCACAAAGTCTCGATAGAAAGTGTAGAAAACTCCCCTGCCGTCATGTTCTAG
- a CDS encoding uncharacterized protein (BUSCO:EOG09260DUW), with product MNQASIAEGVVMQDASTTELYQIMTGATSSDLQQVQACSKRFKEMLQLHGIFDALHQIAAERSISPYVRKQASIQFKNEALKSWKSRKIQNDAHRANIRSRFLVFIDEEDDTIAGCMQISMAKIARMDYPQQWPSLLTDLMSIIDQCLVQRYTANDKGENIALKLRRSLQMLCGVLKELSAIKMPNGLKQMAQIVESLHSVLQTYYNRIIATLPLHAAAPSELISTDLALADLVYKSLSILATWLWQRTDKMSQEEAQKRNAWIYLVFEVSALQLKSLVGWRTTVIAASETNTKFVELMSKHIRRIGKFFRRLCVLHQKRFVDIPGSADLVAFYWAQITQAGSSPPGSIEDSNTAVYPVRFLVQGMVLFKETLGQYASVRRDGTPNRNTLSRQFVEDAVKLIVTRFLPLNAKDLDTWVTDPEEWVTAEETENEQWEFELRACSERVLMQVSNQFPEFVAPLLQVTFQQVAEQTALDLNSTLQKEALYCALGRCCRRVKDIIDLPPWIERVLHVEVRDTRASSPILKRRIAWLLGKLMYDSCVDPNNPKIWEILVYLLGNRGEGTDTVVRLTAAVAIREGVDTLELDMNSFRPFLSSAVTELMNLIAEVDTFESKGRVDNALNVVIERAGTDMAPIVPVIAVPLPTMWLEAGTNWLFKNSLLVTVTNLVKAIGGQSTSLSSIVVPLVQESMKQGMNLDGDGVILWKEAMRNTLSAAEGRPSLFDLFPTCLSHLKSNLDLLGSLINIVESYLLMEGTRILEICPMDLFKAFLSIYTRSAMQENQKGALIALQLLIQTTRYSLWAEPLHLSGLFPYLLRILIENETDTLIQLEVVYLFARMAMADPRSFLHLVTAAAPVLKLSEEKTYELFLDQWWAKFDAMSEPRHRKLVAMGITALVSTGGPVVLRRVPTEIFNLWLDVFGEIKEARCNPSEFGEDETPSNTLQRHWELDDAPDDFYQGTKGTPEYNRRKQVYDEDPVRTTQLSSYVAAGLREAEAICGPAQFQQLYLSQADPTVLKQIQDEIARS from the exons ATGAATCAAGCATCGATTGCAGAGGGCGTTGTTATGCAAGATGCTTCTACTACTGAGCTGTATCAAATAATGACGGGGGCGACGTCTTCCGACCTTCAGCAGGTTCAAGCATGCTCAAAACGGTTTAAAGAGATGCTACAGCTCCATGGCATCTTCGATGCATTGCACCAGATTGCAGCGGAACGATCGATCTCACCTTACGTACGGAAACAGGCTAGCATCCAGTTCAAGAATGAAGCGTTGAAGTCATGGAAATCGAGGAA AATTCAAAATGACGCTCATAGAGCAAACATTCGGTCAAGATTCCTTGTGTTTAttgacgaggaagatgataCT ATCGCAGGATGCATGCAAATTTCGATGGCAAAGATTGCGCGGATGGATTATCCTCAACAATG GCCTTCTCTACTCACAGATCTCATGAGCATCATTGATCAATGTTTGGTCCAACGATATACAGCGAATGACAAAGGAGAAAATATCGCACTCAAGCTCAGAAGGAGTCTTCAGATGTTATGCGGCGTTCTTAAGGAGTTATCTGCCATTAAAATGCCGAATGGTTTAAAGCAGATGGCCCAG ATTGTTGAATCTCTCCATAGTGTCCTTCAGACCTATTACAATCGAATCATCGCGACACTGCCTTTACACGCTGCCGCACCCTCAGAGCTAATATCTACTGATCTGGCACTCGCCGATCTTGTCTACAAATCTCTAAGTATCCTTGCCACCTGGCTGTGGCAAAGAACTGATAAAATGAGTCAAGAAGAAGCCCAAAAACGTAACGCATGG ATCTACTTGGTCTTTGAAGTATCAGCTCTCCAGCTGAAGTCATTGGTCGGGTGGCGTACCACTGTAATTGCGGCAAGCGAAACAAATACAAAATTTGTCGAACTTATGAGTAAACACATTCGTCGCATTGGGAAATTTTTCCGCCGCCTCTGTGTCCTACACCAAAAGCGGTTCGTAGACATACCTGGTTCTGCCGACCTTGTCGCGTTCTACTGGGCTCAAATCACACAAGCAGGATCTTCGCCGCCGGGTTCCATTGAAG ACTCCAACACAGCTGTATATCCTGTTCGGTTCCTTGTACAAGGCATGGTCCTTTTCAAAGAAACACTGGGACAATACGCTTCAGTACGACGTGATGGCACTCCGAATAGAAACA CGCTGTCTCGCCAGTTTGTGGAGGACGCGGTCAAGTTGATCGTCACTCGTTTTCTCCCATTGAATGCGAAGGATCTCGATACTTGGGTCACGGATCCTGAAGAGTGGGTCACTGCTGAAGAGACGGAAAATGAACAATGGGAGTTTGAGCTTCGA GCTTGTTCGGAGCGTGTACTCATGCAAGTTTCAAATCAATTCCCGGAATTCGTCGCACCGCTGCTACAAGTCACATTCCAACAAGTCGCAG AGCAAACGGCACTGGATCTCAATAGCACACTACAAAAAGAAGCATTATACTGTGCGCTAGGACGGTGTTGCAGACGAGTTAAAGATATCATTGACTTACCACCATGGATTGAGAGGGTCCTTCATGTTGAGGTTCGCGATACTAGAGCAAG TTCCCCAATTCTTAAGAGAAGGATTGCTTGGTTGTTAGGGAAGTTAATGTACGACTCGTGTGTTGACCCAAACAATCCAAAAATATGGGAAATACTGGTCtatcttcttggaaatcgAGGCGAGGGAACAGATACAGTTGTTCGACTTACTGCTGCGGTGGCCATCAGAGAAGGGGTCGAT ACTTTGGAATTAGACATGAACTCGTTCAGaccatttctttcttctgcaGTGACGGAGTTGATGAACCTAATAGCCGAAGTGGACACCTTTGAGAGCAAAGGGCGAGTGGATAATGCTCTTAACGTTGTCATTGAAAGAGCAGGCACTGAT ATGGCTCCTATCGTCCCTGTTATTGCGGTACCTCTTCCGACCATGT GGCTCGAGGCTGGAACAAACTGGCTTTTTAAAAACTCGCTTCTAGTTACAGTAACGAACCTTGTTAAA GCTATCGGCGGTCAATCCACATCGCTTTCAAGTATTGTGGTTCCGCTAGTCCAGGAAAGTATGAAACAAGGG ATGAATCTCGACGGCGATGGTGTAATCCTATGGAAGGAAGCTATGCGAAACACTTTGTCAGCGGCTGAGGGACGTCCCTCACTCTTCGATTTGTTCCCTACCTGCTTGAGCCACCTAAAAAGCAACTTGGATCTTTTGGGATCCCTAATTAATATCGTAGAGTCGTATTTATTAATGGAAGGCACCCGTATCTTGGAG ATATGTCCTATGGATTTATTCAAGGCATTTTTATCGATTTATACCCGAAGCGCCATGCAGGAGAATCAGAAAGGGGCTTTGATTGCTCTACAGTTATTGATTCAGACGACACGATACTCCCTCTGGGCAGAACCCTTACATCTATCAGGTTTATTCCCATATCTTCTTCGTATCCTTATTGAGAATGAA ACCGACACATTAATTCAATTGGAGGTAGTGTATCTCTTCGCCCGCATGGCTATGGCCGACCCCCGAAGCTTTCTGCACCTGGTGACAGCGGCCGCCCCTGTACTCAAGCTCTCCGAGGAAAAGACTTACGAACTGTTCTTGGATCAATGGTGGGCCAAG TTTGATGCCATGTCTGAGCCTCGCCATCGAAAACTTGTCGCCATGGGCATCACTGCCCTTGTGTCCACTGGTGGACCTGTTGTCCTCCGGAGAGTTCCGACCGAAATTTTTAACTTGTGGCTTGATGTTTTCGGGGAGATCAAGGAAGCAAGGTGTAATCCCTCAGAATTTGGCGAGGACGA GACGCCCTCGAACACTCTTCAACGTCACTGGGAGCTTGACGACGCACCTGACGATTTTTACCAGGGAACCAAAGGAACACCCGAATATAATCGAAGAAAACAG GTCTACGACGAGGACCCAGTACGTACGACTCAGCTAAGTTCGTATGTCGCAGCCGGTTTGAGGGAAGCGGAGGCGATATGTGGTCCTGCCCAGTTTCAACAACTCTACCTCTCGCAAGCGGATCCTACTGTCCTCAAACAGATACAGGACGAGATCGCGAGGTCGTAA